One region of Halomonas huangheensis genomic DNA includes:
- a CDS encoding putative glycolipid-binding domain-containing protein: MIYRWRRLDEPGLETLELERSIRGYRATSTVATFGKSPLTLCYQWHLDRQWRTRHLSLQRLRPSSQQLHIERHADGWWINGCHRRELASCEEIDLSVSPFCNSVAIQQLIPQLIPHLIPQLRDSAAITALFIDADTLDIQPSRQRYQYLRKGNWRYIDEGIACGFEARLQLDNDGLVTRYEGLFEAVP, encoded by the coding sequence ATGATCTATCGATGGCGTCGACTGGATGAGCCCGGCCTCGAGACTCTCGAACTGGAACGAAGCATCCGGGGATATCGTGCTACCTCAACCGTTGCCACTTTTGGCAAGAGTCCGCTTACGCTCTGTTATCAGTGGCACCTTGATCGTCAATGGCGTACCCGACATCTGAGTTTGCAGCGGCTGCGACCATCCTCACAGCAGTTGCATATCGAGCGTCATGCTGATGGCTGGTGGATCAATGGTTGCCACCGCAGGGAACTGGCGTCATGCGAGGAAATTGACCTGTCGGTATCACCATTCTGCAACTCGGTTGCCATTCAGCAACTGATTCCTCAACTAATTCCGCACCTAATTCCCCAACTACGCGACAGTGCAGCAATCACAGCCCTGTTCATTGATGCCGATACGCTGGACATTCAGCCTTCCCGTCAACGCTATCAATACTTGAGAAAGGGCAATTGGCGCTATATTGATGAAGGTATCGCCTGCGGATTCGAGGCCAGGTTGCAGCTGGATAATGATGGCCTCGTCACCCGTTATGAAGGACTCTTCGAGGCCGTGCCATGA
- a CDS encoding DUF4399 domain-containing protein codes for MTLTTRIIPVLLGAALTLPAVTQAADLERLSAPEEARVYFISPEDGDTVSSPVTVRMGLEGMGVAPAGAEIGETGHHHLLIDTALDEVDLSAPLPATDNMVHFGGGQTETSIELEPGEHQLQLLFNDYRHVSFDPPLASDVITITVE; via the coding sequence ATGACGTTGACCACAAGGATAATTCCGGTGTTGCTGGGTGCTGCGCTGACATTGCCCGCCGTGACACAAGCGGCAGATCTGGAGCGCCTGTCGGCTCCCGAGGAAGCTCGGGTGTATTTCATCTCGCCTGAAGATGGCGATACCGTTTCGAGTCCAGTGACTGTGCGCATGGGGCTTGAAGGCATGGGTGTCGCACCAGCAGGTGCCGAAATCGGTGAAACCGGGCACCACCACTTGTTGATTGATACCGCACTGGATGAAGTCGACCTGTCGGCACCATTACCGGCGACTGACAACATGGTCCACTTTGGCGGCGGGCAGACCGAAACCAGCATTGAGCTGGAGCCGGGCGAGCACCAGTTGCAGTTGCTGTTCAATGACTACCGACATGTCAGTTTTGATCCGCCGCTGGCATCAGACGTCATCACAATTACCGTGGAATAG
- a CDS encoding META domain-containing protein, with protein sequence MKGMIRLAGLAVVLPLLAGCMPGSSEGDDSALGQLPASFRGHFPCEDCKEIREELALFDDGALLLKRVYLGPGETRRDVIRGSWQSRHARQLSLLNEHGEEVARWQLADNGDLVMNSSAQDKDESRLARLPQYVGEPLEDRYWRVLEIDGQPVDVSDAFTREPHLVLHSSELRIAGSNGCNPLMGSYRLSDGQHIDFEQMASTRGACAPDVMAVAEAFEKVLLATASWRILADHLELHNDAGEVLASFEVVHL encoded by the coding sequence ATGAAAGGGATGATTCGGCTGGCCGGCCTGGCGGTGGTTTTGCCATTGCTGGCAGGTTGTATGCCTGGTTCGAGCGAAGGCGACGATAGCGCTCTGGGTCAGCTTCCTGCCAGCTTTCGCGGTCATTTTCCGTGCGAGGATTGCAAGGAGATACGCGAAGAGTTGGCGCTGTTCGATGACGGCGCCTTGTTGCTGAAGCGTGTCTATCTCGGGCCGGGAGAGACCCGGCGTGATGTTATTCGAGGGAGCTGGCAATCACGCCATGCACGCCAGTTGTCGTTGCTCAATGAACATGGTGAAGAGGTCGCTCGTTGGCAGCTTGCCGACAACGGCGATCTGGTAATGAACTCGTCTGCGCAGGACAAGGATGAGTCACGTCTGGCGCGGTTACCGCAGTATGTTGGTGAACCGCTGGAAGATCGCTATTGGCGTGTGCTGGAGATTGATGGCCAGCCAGTGGATGTCAGCGATGCATTCACGCGCGAACCCCACCTGGTATTGCATTCCAGTGAGTTACGTATCGCCGGCAGCAACGGCTGTAACCCTCTGATGGGCAGCTATCGGCTGAGTGACGGGCAGCATATCGATTTCGAGCAGATGGCTTCGACACGCGGTGCCTGTGCACCGGATGTGATGGCGGTGGCTGAGGCGTTCGAGAAGGTACTGCTTGCCACAGCCAGCTGGCGGATACTGGCGGACCATCTTGAACTGCATAACGATGCCGGCGAGGTACTGGCCAGCTTCGAGGTTGTCCACCTGTAG
- a CDS encoding GGDEF domain-containing protein has translation MREPSFTAHISQGKPHRVHSQNYRKFFLIHWASVIGAIAHLCFIFLFLAYDHPGLAWLNVGGVLMWLGALLANLRGNHNQAIYLISIEAYTHAGIVTVTLGTAAGFHYYLLPLSCLVTLSPNMPKWRSLLIGFLGMLEFLALERLPDSLLPLPSGSNLPSIAATLNLSVALSAMVLFAMLVRCVYEMQERSLTTMATRDSLTGLFNRRFSSDYLRQVSIQQQRNKSPCSIALLDIDHFKQINDRYGHKVGDACLVQISDMLTRHFRSSDVLCRWGGEEFLLIFPGTSVKKIMPVMESFRQYLHDNPTQHHGEQIPLTISMGVTNLPPGIPYDVVINRADHLLYRAKAEGRDRIICQHVESRRGQAEYGHQDDMFEDGDHQQDQHP, from the coding sequence ATGCGAGAGCCTTCATTTACTGCCCATATTTCCCAAGGTAAGCCACACCGGGTCCACAGTCAGAACTATCGCAAGTTCTTCCTGATCCATTGGGCGAGTGTGATCGGCGCCATCGCCCATCTCTGTTTCATCTTCCTGTTCCTCGCCTATGACCACCCAGGCCTTGCCTGGCTCAATGTTGGCGGGGTACTCATGTGGCTGGGTGCGCTGCTGGCCAACCTCCGAGGCAACCATAACCAGGCTATCTATCTGATCAGCATCGAGGCCTATACCCATGCAGGCATCGTCACTGTCACGTTGGGCACTGCTGCCGGTTTCCACTACTACCTGTTGCCACTTTCCTGTCTGGTTACCCTGAGCCCGAACATGCCCAAGTGGCGGTCGCTGCTGATCGGCTTTCTGGGCATGCTGGAATTTCTGGCACTCGAGCGCCTACCGGACTCGCTACTACCACTTCCCAGCGGCTCCAACCTGCCTTCCATTGCCGCCACACTCAATCTCAGTGTGGCGTTATCAGCAATGGTTCTGTTCGCCATGCTGGTGCGCTGTGTCTACGAGATGCAGGAACGCAGCCTGACCACTATGGCAACCCGTGATTCGCTGACCGGACTGTTCAATCGCCGTTTTTCCAGTGACTACCTGCGCCAGGTTTCCATACAGCAACAGCGCAACAAATCGCCATGCAGCATCGCGCTGTTGGACATCGATCATTTCAAGCAAATCAATGACCGCTACGGACACAAGGTCGGCGATGCCTGTCTGGTTCAAATATCAGACATGTTGACCAGGCACTTTCGCAGCTCGGATGTGCTCTGTCGTTGGGGAGGAGAGGAGTTTCTGCTGATCTTTCCCGGAACCAGCGTCAAGAAGATCATGCCGGTCATGGAGAGCTTCCGACAGTACCTGCATGATAATCCCACACAGCACCACGGAGAGCAGATCCCGCTGACCATAAGCATGGGGGTCACCAACCTGCCACCCGGCATTCCCTATGATGTGGTCATCAATCGTGCCGATCACCTGCTGTATCGCGCCAAGGCCGAAGGGCGTGATCGCATTATCTGCCAGCATGTTGAATCAAGGCGAGGGCAGGCTGAATACGGACATCAGGATGACATGTTCGAGGATGGCGACCACCAGCAGGACCAGCATCCATGA
- a CDS encoding YebC/PmpR family DNA-binding transcriptional regulator, which translates to MGRAFQNRKESMAKTAAAKTKVYSKYGREIYVCAKAGGSDPNGNLSLRGLLDRAKKDQVPSHVIEKALEKAAGVGGEDYAAARYEGFGPGNAMVIVECLTDNPNRTFGDVRACFTKTKSKIGTPGSVSHMFDHLAIFAFAGEDEEAVLEALMEAEVDVTDIESENGQITVFAPPTDFAKTRQALHDAFSDIDLEIEEIQYLPQATTPVEGDDIALFEKLLDMLNELDDVQNVYHSAELS; encoded by the coding sequence ATGGGTAGGGCCTTCCAGAACCGCAAGGAATCCATGGCCAAGACGGCCGCCGCCAAGACCAAGGTGTACAGCAAATACGGTCGCGAGATCTATGTCTGCGCCAAAGCAGGCGGGAGCGATCCCAACGGCAACCTTTCCCTGCGTGGTCTGCTGGATCGTGCCAAGAAGGATCAAGTTCCCTCTCACGTGATCGAAAAGGCGCTGGAGAAAGCCGCGGGTGTTGGCGGTGAAGACTATGCCGCAGCACGCTACGAGGGTTTTGGCCCCGGTAACGCCATGGTGATCGTTGAGTGCTTGACCGATAACCCCAACCGCACCTTCGGCGATGTACGAGCCTGCTTTACCAAGACCAAGAGCAAGATCGGCACTCCCGGAAGTGTCAGCCACATGTTCGACCACCTCGCGATTTTTGCCTTCGCCGGTGAAGATGAGGAAGCAGTACTGGAAGCCTTGATGGAAGCGGAAGTTGATGTCACCGACATCGAAAGCGAAAATGGTCAGATTACCGTCTTTGCTCCGCCGACCGACTTCGCCAAAACGCGTCAGGCACTGCACGATGCTTTCAGCGATATCGACCTCGAGATCGAGGAAATCCAATACCTTCCTCAAGCAACAACGCCTGTCGAAGGCGATGATATCGCGCTGTTCGAGAAGCTGCTGGACATGCTCAACGAACTGGACGATGTACAGAACGTTTACCATAGCGCCGAACTGTCCTGA